A genomic window from Tolypothrix sp. PCC 7910 includes:
- a CDS encoding DUF445 domain-containing protein, producing MDWSHLWLYVSPPILGGIIGYFTNDIAIKMLFRPYRAIYIGKQRLPFTPGLIPRNQERLALKISNTIMGSLLTPEELQNLARRLLQTERVEGAILWLLKLALDQINSEDKNQKSAKIVGGILRDLLGESLPRLLKVLAQREDFLEVQINQIFDQILLEFQLSEEQSIRLADWLLQVVLPPDVLRQTIVDFLTDRTIQTIDETFREKTSGTYWVVANLFGLRNTLTRLRAFCLDEKEATNARLQELIQELQIRDRIKKLLQNLSLQNLPIGTVRQLRKTTRESVRHYLQTSGSDLLQGLTDSVDWENIASLLLNRLSTSPVVSSSLEVVSQELALILERYLEKDLEAIVAQVIPILSIDQVIVDRVKSTSPADLEAAIEGIVKSELQAIVTLGGVLGVIVGLGQTLFLLFNQQ from the coding sequence GTGGATTGGTCTCATTTGTGGCTTTATGTATCACCACCGATATTAGGTGGAATTATCGGCTATTTCACGAATGATATAGCCATCAAAATGTTATTTCGTCCCTACCGAGCGATTTACATCGGTAAGCAAAGATTGCCATTCACACCTGGTTTAATTCCCCGTAACCAGGAAAGGCTTGCTCTGAAAATTTCTAATACAATCATGGGGTCACTTTTGACACCAGAGGAGTTGCAAAATCTGGCTCGCCGTCTGTTGCAAACAGAACGGGTAGAAGGAGCAATTTTGTGGTTGTTAAAACTAGCACTTGACCAAATTAATTCTGAGGATAAAAATCAAAAAAGTGCTAAAATTGTTGGCGGAATTTTGCGGGATTTATTAGGTGAATCCTTACCACGTCTCCTCAAAGTATTAGCGCAGCGGGAAGACTTTTTGGAAGTACAAATCAATCAGATTTTTGACCAAATACTCCTAGAATTTCAACTGAGTGAAGAACAGTCAATTAGGCTTGCTGATTGGCTTTTGCAAGTAGTTCTACCGCCAGATGTTCTGCGACAGACAATTGTTGATTTTTTAACCGATCGCACAATTCAAACCATTGACGAAACCTTTCGGGAAAAGACAAGCGGTACCTATTGGGTAGTAGCGAATCTGTTTGGTTTACGCAATACTCTTACCAGGCTGAGAGCTTTTTGTTTAGATGAAAAAGAGGCTACCAATGCTCGTTTGCAAGAATTAATTCAAGAATTGCAAATACGCGATCGCATCAAAAAACTCTTGCAAAATTTATCATTGCAAAACTTACCCATAGGCACAGTACGCCAACTGCGTAAAACTACCAGAGAAAGCGTCCGCCACTACTTACAAACTAGTGGTAGCGATTTACTTCAAGGTTTAACTGACTCCGTAGATTGGGAGAATATTGCCTCTTTGCTGCTCAATCGTCTCAGTACATCACCCGTAGTTAGTAGTTCTCTAGAAGTTGTCAGCCAAGAATTGGCTTTAATTTTAGAGCGCTATTTAGAGAAAGATTTGGAAGCAATTGTGGCGCAAGTAATTCCCATTCTATCTATCGATCAGGTAATTGTTGACCGCGTAAAATCAACTTCTCCTGCTGATTTAGAGGCTGCAATTGAAGGAATTGTTAAAAGCGAATTGCAGGCAATTGTAACTTTAGGTGGTGTCTTAGGTGTAATTGTAGGTTTAGGTCAAACGTTGTTTTTGCTGTTTAATCAACAATAA
- a CDS encoding Rieske 2Fe-2S domain-containing protein — translation MEPILPGALWLIAHKSMLGIHRPNKITLNGQDYVIWQNVKGEVFALNNVCPHMQAPLSNGWVCQERDTIVCPFHALEFDGKGRLCQIDKKDTQPISKPLEVIVSNDCIWTYGGYEPRLPIPDLHQKVVNEYEFLGVTGEKIIKGDFLSNLMVNYDYNHQNGTHKDLFKITSCNVTAFEPQGYYAKVTQNLTRADNTWKEMLQNPVVGILPKIMHNQLEYAFPSTTVLFSKAPIADIAQFHILYPETEKITRTFILMYAKFMNPMMKLVFKNSVLQAAATVVEQDSTAVETLYPREKPKIRLPNEEIMFYAEKLYRDW, via the coding sequence ATGGAACCAATTCTGCCCGGTGCGCTTTGGTTAATTGCTCATAAATCAATGTTGGGAATTCATCGACCCAATAAAATTACTTTAAATGGTCAAGATTACGTTATTTGGCAAAATGTGAAAGGTGAAGTCTTTGCCCTGAATAATGTTTGTCCCCATATGCAAGCACCTTTATCAAATGGCTGGGTGTGTCAAGAAAGAGATACTATTGTTTGCCCTTTTCATGCACTAGAATTTGACGGTAAAGGTAGACTCTGTCAAATTGATAAAAAGGATACCCAACCAATTAGTAAACCATTAGAGGTAATTGTTAGTAATGATTGTATCTGGACTTATGGTGGATATGAACCCAGATTACCGATTCCAGATTTACATCAAAAAGTAGTCAATGAATACGAATTCTTAGGTGTGACTGGAGAAAAAATTATTAAAGGTGATTTTCTTAGTAACTTAATGGTTAATTATGACTATAATCACCAAAATGGCACACACAAAGACTTGTTTAAAATTACATCTTGTAATGTAACTGCTTTTGAGCCACAAGGCTATTACGCCAAAGTTACACAAAATTTAACTAGAGCAGACAATACTTGGAAAGAAATGCTCCAAAACCCTGTTGTGGGGATATTACCCAAGATTATGCATAATCAACTGGAGTACGCTTTTCCTTCAACTACAGTTTTATTTAGTAAAGCACCTATCGCTGATATTGCTCAATTTCATATTCTTTACCCAGAAACAGAAAAAATTACCAGAACATTTATTTTGATGTATGCAAAATTTATGAATCCGATGATGAAATTGGTGTTTAAAAATTCAGTTTTACAAGCAGCAGCTACAGTCGTAGAACAAGACAGTACAGCAGTAGAGACGCTCTATCCCAGAGAAAAACCCAAAATTAGATTACCTAACGAAGAGATTATGTTTTACGCCGAAAAACTCTACCGAGATTGGTAA
- the ubiE gene encoding bifunctional demethylmenaquinone methyltransferase/2-methoxy-6-polyprenyl-1,4-benzoquinol methylase UbiE → MTQEIRVIFDRIAPIYDQLNNWLSLGQHRIWKEMTIKWSNPQPGDTCLDLCCGSGDIAFGLARRVGATGHVYGVDFSANLLAMAKERSQKQYPQPPITWVEADVLDLPFEDNKFDAATMGYGLRNVKDIPRSLKELYRVLKPGAKAAILDFHRPENPQLRSFQQWYLDNLVVPIATQLGVKEEYAYISPSLDRFPIGKEQVELAYQVGFAAVTHYPIVNGMMGVLVVSKL, encoded by the coding sequence ATGACTCAGGAAATTCGCGTTATTTTCGATCGTATTGCTCCTATTTATGACCAGTTGAATAATTGGTTGAGTTTGGGACAACACCGAATTTGGAAGGAAATGACAATTAAATGGAGCAACCCGCAACCTGGAGATACTTGCCTAGATTTGTGTTGCGGGAGTGGGGATATTGCTTTCGGTTTGGCTAGGCGTGTAGGTGCTACAGGTCATGTGTATGGAGTTGATTTTTCCGCTAACCTGTTAGCAATGGCGAAAGAACGCTCCCAAAAACAGTATCCCCAACCTCCTATTACCTGGGTTGAAGCTGATGTCCTCGATTTACCCTTTGAGGACAACAAATTTGATGCAGCAACTATGGGGTATGGCTTAAGAAATGTTAAAGATATTCCCCGCAGCCTCAAAGAGTTGTACCGTGTTCTCAAACCTGGTGCAAAAGCTGCGATTTTAGATTTTCATCGCCCAGAGAATCCCCAGCTGCGATCGTTTCAGCAATGGTATTTGGATAATCTTGTTGTCCCCATAGCCACCCAGTTAGGTGTTAAGGAAGAATACGCTTACATCAGTCCCAGCTTAGATCGCTTTCCCATTGGCAAAGAACAGGTAGAATTAGCTTATCAAGTTGGTTTTGCTGCGGTCACACACTATCCCATTGTGAACGGTATGATGGGAGTGCTGGTAGTCAGTAAACTTTAG
- the pstB gene encoding phosphate ABC transporter ATP-binding protein PstB, which produces MVEKQSSTLEKPIKAAVNYLNFYYGGKVHALKDINMPIGDKQVTALIGPSGCGKTTLLRCFNRMHDLYPGNRYRGEISLEPDGINLLSNKVDPIEVRMRISMVFQRPNPFPKSIYENVAYGLRVRGETKRVVIDEKVEKALRGAALWDEVKDRLRDLASNLSGGQQQRLCIARALATDPEIVLFDEPTSALDPIATSSIEELITQLKETVTILIVTHNMQQAARVSDYTAFMYLGELVEFDKTQTIFNHPANKRTADYVSGLFG; this is translated from the coding sequence ATGGTAGAAAAACAATCTTCAACCTTAGAAAAACCGATTAAAGCTGCGGTTAATTATCTCAATTTCTACTATGGTGGCAAAGTCCACGCTTTAAAAGATATTAATATGCCCATCGGCGATAAACAGGTAACGGCGCTGATTGGGCCTTCTGGATGTGGTAAAACTACTCTCTTGCGTTGTTTCAACCGGATGCATGACCTTTATCCGGGGAATCGTTATCGCGGAGAAATTAGTTTAGAACCAGATGGAATTAATTTGTTGAGTAATAAGGTTGACCCAATTGAAGTCCGGATGCGGATTAGCATGGTGTTTCAAAGACCTAATCCTTTTCCTAAGTCTATTTACGAAAATGTAGCTTATGGTTTGAGGGTACGAGGTGAAACAAAACGCGTAGTTATTGATGAGAAAGTCGAGAAGGCTTTGCGTGGTGCAGCGTTATGGGATGAAGTTAAAGATAGATTACGTGATTTAGCTTCTAACCTATCTGGTGGTCAACAGCAAAGGCTTTGTATTGCCCGCGCTTTAGCAACTGACCCAGAAATTGTACTATTTGATGAACCTACATCGGCTTTAGATCCCATCGCTACTTCTAGTATTGAAGAGTTAATTACTCAACTAAAAGAAACAGTCACAATTTTGATTGTCACCCACAATATGCAGCAAGCCGCCCGTGTTTCTGACTATACGGCGTTTATGTATTTGGGCGAATTAGTAGAGTTTGACAAGACACAAACGATTTTTAATCATCCTGCGAATAAAAGAACAGCTGATTATGTGAGTGGGTTGTTTGGGTAA
- a CDS encoding TetR/AcrR family transcriptional regulator, with product MGRSTQSKPASNKPRQVRDAEVTKKQILDAAEAEFARNGLSGARTEAIAKGAGVTTAMIYYYFESKEGLYQAVMQRPAVEMHEWFQKLNLDSLPPEEALKLVIKEAIAYETAHPQRGMLWFQEANQNQGKYFKLGNWQDNFGYLIKILERGMAAGCFRQIDPFLVTLQIAGVCTFYFNAHENLKHVRPDLQLLSPEIIEQYTEQAVNLILAGVRRE from the coding sequence GTGGGCCGTTCAACGCAATCAAAACCAGCATCGAATAAACCGCGCCAGGTGCGGGATGCAGAGGTAACAAAAAAACAGATTCTAGATGCAGCAGAAGCAGAGTTCGCCAGAAATGGGCTGAGTGGGGCGCGAACAGAAGCGATCGCCAAAGGTGCAGGTGTCACTACAGCGATGATTTATTACTACTTTGAGAGTAAGGAAGGGCTATATCAGGCTGTAATGCAACGTCCGGCTGTAGAAATGCACGAATGGTTTCAAAAATTAAATCTTGATAGCCTACCACCAGAGGAAGCATTAAAGCTAGTAATCAAAGAAGCGATCGCTTACGAAACTGCACACCCACAACGCGGAATGCTGTGGTTTCAAGAAGCGAACCAAAACCAGGGAAAATATTTTAAATTGGGAAATTGGCAAGATAACTTCGGCTACTTAATCAAAATTTTAGAGCGCGGAATGGCAGCAGGTTGTTTTCGCCAAATAGATCCATTTCTTGTCACCCTGCAAATTGCAGGAGTTTGCACTTTCTACTTCAACGCCCACGAAAACCTCAAGCATGTTAGACCTGATTTACAACTACTGAGTCCAGAAATAATTGAACAGTATACCGAGCAAGCGGTTAATTTGATTTTGGCAGGCGTGCGGAGGGAATGA
- a CDS encoding RuBisCO accumulation factor 1, protein MTDLPPNAQNPDNADSDTAQELLIKLRQKQGNWVEWGQAIAYLQKNGYNPQEIFEATGFEPIQQNQVVVGSQVYNSLEKGGASEATRSHYAARGSDILYELRLLTHEERAAAAELTFQHKLDMDEAREVAKAYKEFSRFRILPEGFSNHPGDAVAYTAWKLARQNSDFQERSRLIAKGLRFAHTASARKQIEQLLTDFTVVPKRPAPLLPFYRLESEEELPRIVPVAGELPLTPNDLKSVPLVTEIQPFRMVKFTGEQAWVPLPGWQVLLSAEDPVVIIANSDRLPNQSQNQPGQVLVVVDRAQRQWDASSYFILDNSGELEIQWFENDPEIPLLGKIIIILRPKRILDEEITKDSWQIDE, encoded by the coding sequence ATGACTGACCTACCACCCAACGCTCAAAATCCTGACAACGCTGATTCAGATACCGCCCAGGAGTTGCTAATAAAGTTACGGCAAAAGCAAGGTAACTGGGTGGAATGGGGTCAAGCGATCGCTTATTTGCAAAAAAATGGCTACAATCCTCAAGAGATTTTTGAAGCTACGGGATTTGAGCCAATTCAACAAAATCAGGTGGTTGTTGGTTCTCAAGTTTACAATTCTTTAGAAAAAGGTGGGGCATCAGAGGCAACGCGATCGCATTACGCCGCACGGGGCAGTGATATTTTATATGAGTTACGCTTGCTTACCCATGAAGAACGCGCTGCTGCTGCTGAATTGACTTTCCAGCACAAACTCGACATGGATGAAGCAAGGGAAGTAGCCAAAGCCTATAAAGAGTTTTCCCGCTTCCGCATCTTGCCTGAGGGATTTTCCAATCATCCTGGAGATGCTGTAGCTTATACTGCCTGGAAACTAGCAAGGCAAAACAGCGATTTTCAAGAGCGATCGCGTTTAATTGCTAAAGGCTTACGGTTTGCACACACGGCATCGGCTAGGAAACAAATTGAACAATTACTGACAGATTTTACTGTCGTTCCTAAACGTCCGGCACCGCTGTTACCTTTTTATCGCCTAGAGTCTGAAGAAGAATTACCGAGAATTGTGCCTGTAGCTGGTGAGTTGCCATTGACACCAAACGACTTAAAATCGGTGCCATTAGTGACAGAAATTCAACCATTTCGCATGGTTAAATTTACTGGCGAACAAGCTTGGGTACCATTACCAGGTTGGCAAGTGCTATTGAGTGCCGAAGACCCAGTAGTGATTATAGCGAATAGCGATCGCCTGCCTAACCAAAGCCAAAATCAACCCGGACAAGTTTTAGTAGTAGTAGATCGTGCCCAACGACAATGGGATGCTTCCAGCTACTTTATATTAGATAATTCTGGTGAATTAGAGATTCAATGGTTTGAAAATGACCCAGAAATTCCCTTGTTAGGAAAAATTATTATCATCTTGCGTCCCAAGAGAATCCTTGATGAAGAAATCACCAAAGATTCTTGGCAAATTGACGAATAA
- a CDS encoding Uma2 family endonuclease, protein MNDLILDLRPTIELTDEQFFQICQNNRDLRIERTAEGELIIMPPTGWESGNRNSRLTQRLGNWADADGTGLTFDSSTGFKLPNGANRSPDASWVSRERLTALNPDPAKFLPMAPDFVAELRSATDSLETLRRKMQEYIDNGVRLGWLIDPQNQQVEIYRPEQEVEILKSPNSLSGEDVLPGFVLNLAQILT, encoded by the coding sequence ATGAATGACCTAATTCTCGACTTACGCCCTACTATCGAGCTAACTGATGAGCAGTTCTTCCAAATCTGTCAAAATAATCGAGATTTGCGTATTGAACGGACGGCTGAGGGAGAACTGATTATTATGCCACCAACAGGATGGGAAAGCGGAAATCGAAATAGCCGATTGACACAGCGCTTAGGTAATTGGGCTGATGCTGATGGTACGGGGTTAACTTTTGACTCTTCCACAGGTTTTAAACTCCCTAATGGTGCAAATCGTTCTCCTGATGCGTCTTGGGTGAGTCGGGAGAGATTAACAGCCTTAAACCCAGATCCAGCTAAATTCTTACCAATGGCTCCGGATTTTGTAGCAGAATTACGCTCGGCTACAGACAGCCTAGAAACACTGCGGCGAAAAATGCAGGAGTATATTGATAACGGCGTGCGTTTAGGTTGGCTGATTGATCCGCAGAACCAACAGGTAGAAATTTATCGCCCAGAACAGGAAGTTGAGATTCTCAAATCCCCTAATAGCTTATCAGGAGAAGATGTACTACCTGGATTTGTGCTGAATTTAGCCCAGATTTTGACTTAG
- the pstA gene encoding phosphate ABC transporter permease PstA: MTTTHNMRQIRAIINRNKLSEYVFSIVGLLSMLIGIVTLLALIFDLVSDGAPRLSWDFFTSFPSRRAANAGILSAWVGSLLVMLVTASAAIPIGIASGIYLEEYAQKNWLADLIEINVTNLAGVPSIIYGLLALGLFVYGFNLGPSVVTAGLTLALLVLPVVIVTTREALRAIPNTIREAAYAAGASKWQMIWDHVLPYATGSILTGIIVALARAIGETAPLITIGALTFIAFLPESPIKGEFPFISFSWLLAPFTVIPIQMFDWVSRPQEAFQVNAAAAGIVLIAMTLAMNAVAIYLRYRLRKTIKW; encoded by the coding sequence ATGACGACAACTCATAATATGCGGCAAATCCGCGCTATTATTAACCGCAACAAGCTTTCTGAATATGTTTTTAGTATTGTTGGCTTGTTGTCGATGTTGATTGGAATTGTGACTTTACTAGCACTAATATTTGACTTGGTTAGTGATGGTGCGCCGCGTCTTTCTTGGGATTTTTTTACATCCTTTCCTAGCCGTAGAGCAGCAAATGCAGGTATTCTTTCGGCTTGGGTTGGTTCACTTTTAGTCATGCTAGTAACGGCATCGGCTGCAATTCCGATTGGTATAGCATCAGGAATTTACTTAGAAGAATATGCCCAGAAAAATTGGCTTGCTGATTTGATTGAAATTAATGTCACTAATTTGGCTGGTGTTCCATCCATAATTTATGGACTTTTAGCCTTGGGTTTGTTTGTCTATGGCTTCAATTTAGGCCCTAGTGTGGTGACAGCAGGATTGACATTAGCACTATTAGTTTTACCTGTGGTAATTGTCACTACTCGTGAAGCTTTGCGCGCTATTCCTAATACTATCCGCGAAGCTGCTTATGCTGCTGGTGCATCTAAATGGCAAATGATTTGGGATCATGTTTTACCTTATGCAACTGGTAGCATTCTCACAGGAATTATTGTAGCTTTAGCACGTGCTATTGGCGAAACTGCACCTCTAATTACTATAGGCGCACTGACATTTATTGCCTTTCTTCCCGAGTCTCCAATTAAAGGGGAATTTCCTTTTATCTCCTTTTCCTGGCTATTAGCACCTTTCACAGTTATACCCATTCAAATGTTTGATTGGGTGTCTCGTCCCCAAGAAGCATTTCAGGTCAACGCCGCCGCCGCAGGTATTGTACTAATTGCCATGACTTTGGCTATGAATGCTGTAGCCATTTATCTTCGCTATCGTTTACGTAAAACAATCAAATGGTAG
- a CDS encoding response regulator: MDNLSLETNIDRRQLRTLDRPKKLKILVVDDEPDNLDLLYRTFRRDFQVLKADSGMNALQMLAAEGEVAVIISDQRMPEMKGTEFLSKTVPQFPDTVRIILTGFTDIEDLVEAINAGQVYKYITKPWDPGELKAVVQRAAETYDLLKQRTEELRCANAQMALLTVLVEVTQAANSLEEILIPIATAFSQSFGSDACILQLIENNTLVATQGSYCEGGTVENWLAQDPLTNEAIATGNIQVSLNILKDPKLSSVSHYQNSGIQAHLIIPITYRNKAMGVLSLQWKQPHTLRDDELKLINLSAQLVAIALTSSFYHQTQM, encoded by the coding sequence ATGGATAATCTCAGTTTGGAAACTAATATAGATCGTCGTCAATTAAGAACTTTAGATAGACCAAAAAAACTCAAAATCCTGGTGGTTGATGACGAACCAGATAATCTAGATCTGCTGTATCGCACGTTTCGCCGGGATTTTCAAGTTCTTAAAGCTGATAGCGGGATGAACGCCTTGCAAATGCTGGCTGCAGAAGGAGAGGTGGCGGTGATCATCTCTGACCAGCGGATGCCAGAAATGAAGGGAACTGAGTTTCTCAGTAAGACTGTACCTCAGTTCCCAGATACAGTGAGGATTATCCTTACAGGTTTTACTGATATTGAAGATTTAGTAGAAGCAATTAATGCAGGGCAAGTCTACAAATATATTACCAAGCCTTGGGACCCTGGAGAATTGAAGGCTGTAGTCCAAAGAGCAGCCGAAACCTACGATTTACTGAAACAACGCACAGAGGAATTACGCTGTGCTAATGCTCAAATGGCGCTGCTGACTGTTTTAGTCGAAGTAACACAAGCAGCTAATAGTTTAGAAGAAATACTTATACCTATTGCGACTGCATTTAGTCAAAGTTTCGGTTCAGATGCTTGTATTTTGCAATTGATTGAAAATAATACTTTAGTTGCGACTCAAGGGTCTTACTGTGAAGGCGGTACTGTAGAAAACTGGCTAGCACAAGACCCCTTAACAAACGAGGCGATCGCTACTGGTAATATTCAAGTTTCACTAAATATATTGAAAGATCCAAAATTATCCAGTGTTTCTCATTACCAAAATTCGGGTATACAAGCACACTTAATTATTCCCATTACTTACCGCAACAAAGCTATGGGGGTATTATCGCTACAGTGGAAACAACCACACACTTTGCGAGATGATGAGTTAAAGCTAATCAATTTATCAGCACAATTGGTAGCGATCGCTCTGACGAGCAGTTTCTATCATCAAACACAAATGTAG